The window TCACGGATTTTTAGATGATGACCCGAAAAAACAAAAGAAAAAGGTTGAAGGAATTAGGGTTCACGGTGGCTTAGATATGTTGGATAGCCTGGTGAAAGAAAAAGGAGTTAAGGAACTGATTATTTCGGTGATGGACCTTTCTCCGGCTAGAAAAAGAGAAATCATTGACAGGTGTATTACACTAAATATTCACGCACTTACCATTACTCCTGTAAATGAATGGGTAGATGGGAGCACCAAGACAGGTAGCTTGAGAGAAGTAAATATTGAAGATTTACTGAGCAGGGATGCTATCATGCTAAAAAATAAAAATGTAGCAAGTTACCTTAGTGGAAAAACCATTTTGGTGACCGGAGCAGCAGGCTCTATAGGAAGTGAGATTTGTAAGCAGGTAGCAAGGGCTAATCCAGGGTTTTTGATCATGTTGGATAAAGCAGAATCTCCCTTACATGAGCACGAAATAAGGTTAGAGAGTGAGTTTCAAGATTTGGGCTTACAGACCGTATTGGCGGATGTGACGGATGAAGAAAATCTTGAGCATATAATGAAGACCTATAGACCTGAGGTTATCTTTCATGCAGCGGCTTACAAGCATGTGCCAATGATGGAGAGGTATCCTATTCAGGCAGTAAGGTGTAATGTACTTGGAACCAAGACGGTTGCAGACTTGGCCGTGAGGTATGGGGTAGAGAAATTTGTTTTGGTAAGTACCGATAAAGCAGTGAACCCCACCAATGTGATGGGAGCTAGTAAGCGAATTGCGGAGATGTACATTCAAAGCCTTGACAAAAAGCTTAGAGAAACGGGTAATGGTGGTACACGATTCATTACCACAAGATTTGGTAATGTATTGGGCTCCAACGGTTCCGTTATTCCATTGTTTAAAGAACAAATTAAAAAAGGTGGTCCACTTACAGTTACAGATGCCAAAGTTACACGTTATTTCATGACCATTCCTGAGGCCTGTGACCTTGTTTTGGAAGCCGGAGTAATGGGTAATGGGGGTGAAATATTTGTATTCGATATGGGAGAGCCGGTTAAAATCATTGATTTGGCCAGAAAAATGATTCACCTGAGTGGTAAAAAACCTGATGTAGACATCATGATCCGTATTACTGGTTTGAGACCGGGAGAGAAATTATATGAGGAAGTGCTTAATGACCAAGAAAAATCTCTAGAAACGCATCACCCGAAAATTAAAATTGCTCAAGTAAGACCGGGCGTTTTCGATGAGGTTAATCTGGATATTTCCTTATTGATGGAAATGAAAGGTAACGAAGGTGAAATGACTTTGGTGGGCCAAATGAAGAAAATGGTTCCTGAATTCTTGAGTCATAAATCCAGGTTTGAAGCCATTGACAATGAATCCATCGTCCATGAATTAAAACCTTAAATTGACCCTCTATAGGTATGGTAAAAGAACAATTTTAAAAATAAATTAAAATACCTTTTTAAAATCGACACCCTTTTCTATATTTGCTCATCGTTATGAAAAATCAGAATCAAAATTGGTGGTGGCTTTCTTACTTCTTTTAAAGGGGAACAGCTAACTATTGCCAAATTTTGATCAATCGATATACTTAGGCTTGCTGGACTCCCGGCAAGCCTTTTTTTTATTTTAAATACCCAAATAATGAATAAAATAAGAATCAAAACCCGGTATAAAAAGCTTTTGGCAGATACCATCACTCCGGTGAGTATTTACCTTCAGATTCGCGACAGGTATAACAATACCATTCTTCTGGAAAGCTCTGATTACCATGGAAATGAAAACAGTTATTCCTATATCTGTTGTGAACCCATGGCCACTTTTTCTTTAATTAATGGTGAGGTCCATCAGTCATTTCCCGATCAGACTACTTCTGTAAAGAGGCTCGAGAAATCAGACAATATTATGGATGAGCTTAGGCAGTTTGGGAATACCTTTCAGGAAGAAAAAATGGACTTTAAGTTCATTACCAACGGTCTTTTTGGCTATATCCAATATGATGGCGTAAGTTATTTTGAAGACATTACCATCAACAATCCTCAAGCTTCGAGTACCCCTTTGATTCATTATGCGGTGTACAAAAACATGATTGTGGTGGATCATTTCAAAAATGAGCTTTATATTTTTGAACACTATTTGGAAGGAGCAGAGGAGGATTCAGGCATTCCTAAAATTGAGATGATTCTTAATAATAAAAACATCCCAAGTTATTCATTTAGTCTGGATGGTAAGGAGACTTCAAATTATACCGATAGTGAATTTCTGGATATACTTGCCAAAGGAAGAGATCATTGTTTCCGTGGCGACGTTTTTCAAATAGTATTGTCCCGATCTTTTTCCACAGGGTTTAAAGGAGATGAATTTAACGTTTATCGGGCATTGCGATCCATTAATCCTTCTCCCTATTTGTTTTATTTTGACTATGGGTCTTATAAGATTTTTGGAAGTAGCCCGGAAGCTCAAATCGTTGTAAAAGGTAGAAAAGCCACCATTTACCCAATTGCAGGAACATTTAAACGTACGGGCAATGATAAATCCGATGCTGAATTAGCAGTAAAGCTTTATGATGACCCTAAAGAAAATTCAGAGCATGTAATGCTGGTAGATTTGGCCAGAAATGATTTAAGCCGATCTTCGGAAAAGGTGAATGTGGAAGTTTTTAAAGAGATTCAATATTATTCCCATGTCATTCATTTGGTATCCAAAGTGACCGGGGATTTACCTGAAGGAGCCAATCCCCTGCAACTTGTGGCGGATACCTTTCCTGCAGGCACCTTGTCGGGAGCACCCAAATACCGGGCCATGGAATTGATTGATAACCTTGAGAATAGTGCTAGGAAGTTTTATGGTGGCGCCATAGGTTTTTTGGGTTTCAATGGAGATTTTAATCACGCCATTCTGATTCGTTCATTTGTATCAGAAAATAATCTTTTGCGATTTCAAGCAGGAGCAGGTGTAGTGGCCAAATCCTCCATAGAGAGTGAACTTCAAGAGGTTAGCAATAAGCTGGAAGCCTTGAGAGTTGCCCTCAAATCTGCTGAGACAATTTAATTAATTAGAAAAGGATTTACAGATGAAAATACTGGTACTGGACAATTATGATTCCTTCACCTATAACTTGGTGTATATTATCCGAGAATTGGGGTATGGAAATTCAATGGATATCATTAGAAATGATAAAATAAGCCTGGAAGAGGTAGATGCTTATGACAAAATATTACTTTCCCCGGGCCCCGGTCTCCCGTCCGAGGCAGGTATTATGCCTGACCTGATTAAAAAATATTCCCCAAGTAAAGATATTTTGGGAGTATGTCTTGGGCACCAGGCCATTGGGGAGGCTTTTGGCGCAGGGCTTATCAACCTTACAGAGGTTGTTCACGGTGTAGCAAGCAAAATCAAAATCAAACCTGATTTATTGTTTGAGGGTTTGCCTGAATATTTTACCGTAGGCAGGTACCACAGCTGGGTAATAGATGCCACCATGCTTCCTGATGAACTTGAAGTTACCTCCAAAACACCTGACGGACAGATTATGGCCATCAAGCACAAAGAATTTGAAGTACGTGGTTTGCAGTTTCATCCCGAGAGCATCCTCACCGAAAATGGGGTGCAAATAATAAAAAACTGGATTGAAGGTAAAAAAAATAACAATTAATGAAAGAGATACTTAACCACCTGATAGAACACAAAACCCTCAGCAAAGAACAGGCAAAAGGGGTGTTGAAAGAAATGACTTCCGGTGAAGTTAATACCAGCCAAATGGCTGCTTTCTTGACCATATTTATGATGCGAAGCGTGCGGGTTGAAGAATTGATGGGATTTAGAGAAGCCATGCTTGAAAGATGTATCGCCGTAGACATCCCGGAATATGATGCCATTGATTTATGCGGTACCGGTGGGGATGGCAAAGATACCTTTAATGTATCTACCTTGGCATCCTTTATCGTAGCAGGCGCAGGACAACCTGTAGCCAAACATGGAAATGTTGGTGTTTCCTCAGTCTGTGGATCTTCCAATCTTTTGGCTCATTTTGGCTATGAGTTTACCAATGATGTGGAACAATTGAAAAGTAGTCTTGACAATGCAGGGATTTGCTTTTTGCATGCACCTCTATTTCATCCTGCCATGAAGCACATAGGTCCGGTACGCAAAGAGCTGGGAGTGAAAACATTCTTTAACATGTTGGGCCCTATGGTCAACCCAAGTTTCCCTAAAAAACAATTGGTGGGAGTTTTCAGTCTTGAACTTGCTCGTCTGTACGGTTACCTGTACCAAAACAATGATGTTAGGTTCAGTATTTTGCATGCATTGGATGGCTATGATGAAGTATCCTTGACGGGTGATCTAAAATGGATTTCTAATGATGGTGAGAAAATTGTAAGTCCAGAGGAATTGGGCTTTAAAACCATAATGCCTGAAACCATTAAGGGAGGGACTACAATTGAAGAATCGGCTGACATTTTCATGAATATCTTGAAAGGCAAGGGAAGTCCTGAACAAGAAGCAGTCGTAATAGCCAATGCCACCCTCGCCCTTACCACCTCCAAGCCAAATTGGAGTCTTGATACCGCGAGAGACAAAGCCACAGAAACCCTTAAAAATGGCACAGCGCTGAAAGTTTTCAAAGAACTGATTAATCCAAAAACCTCCATAAATATTAGTTGATAATGAATATCCTTGAAAAAATAATAGCTCGAAAAAAGGAGGAAATTGCAGAACGGAAAGCCCTATTTCCTCAAAAATTACTGGAGAAAAGTTTGTTTTTCGAAGGTAATGTGGTTTCGATGAAAAAATATGTAACCCATCCTGAAAAGACCGGGATCATTGCTGAGTTCAAAAGAAGATCCCCTTCAAAAGGTCTTATCAATGGAACAGCCACAGTAGAGCAAACAACAATTGGTTATATGCAGGCCGGAGCTTCTGCATTGTCTGTATTGACAGATAAGGACTTTTTTGGGGGAAGTGAAGCAGATCTTGGCCTGGCAAGGAAATTCAATTTCTGTCCGATCTTACGCAAAGATTTTATGGTCGATGAATACCAAATCATTGAGGCAAGGTCTATTGGTGCCGATTGTATTTTATTAATTGCAGCTGCCTTAACGCCAAAACGACTCAATGAATTGGCAGTTTTTGCAAAGGGCCTAGGCTTGGAGGTATTATTGGAAGTGCATGATGGAGAAGAGTTGGAAAAAAGCCTCAATGAACATGTGGACTTGGTAGGGGTAAACAACCGTAACCTGAAGACTTTTGAAGTAAACATTCAGACCTCATTGGAATTGGTAGATTCCATTCCAAACACTTTTACCAAAATTTCGGAAAGTGGCCTTTCAGAACCGGCCACTTTGGTCCAATTAAAAAAGGCCGGATATGATGGGTTTTTGATCGGAGAAAACTTTATGAAAACCATTCGACCACATCAAGCTGCTTATAATTTTATGCAACAATACAGGAAGTTATTGGCAGCTTCCAAAGGACAAATAGAGGCATGATCATAAAGGTTTGCGGCATGGCTGAGCCTGATAATATTTCAGGCCTGTTGGGAATAGCGGAAGTCAATTGGATGGGGATGATATTTTATCCTCCTTCGGGACGTTATGTGCCTAAATTTGGTCAAGATGCAGCAGGATATAAAAGGGTATCTTTACCCAAAGTGGGCGTGTTTGTCAATGAAAGCACTGAAGAAATCCTTAGAGTTGTGAAGGATTATGGCCTTTCCTTGGTGCAACTTCATGGAGATGAGGCTCCGAGCCAACTTCAAGCACTCAGAGAAAGAACCAAGGTAAAAGTGATAAAGGTTTTTAGAGTGGGAGCGGATTGGAACTGGAAGTCTTTGGAAGCCTATAAAGATCTGGTTGATTATTTCCTTTTTGATACTGATGGGCCTTCCTATGGAGGTACTGGTCATCAATTCAATTGGGAAATATTAGAAAGCTATCCTTATGAAACACCTTTTCTATTAAGTGGAGGGATAGCACCAAAAGATGTAGAAAATCTTTTGGCTTGTTACAAGGCTTATCCTGCAATGGTTGGAATTGACATTAACTCAAAATTTGAAATTTCCAAAGGTGTCAAAGATTTGGAAAAAATAAAGACATTTACGGCAGCGATCAGCGATAAAGCTGCCACAGCGAAAAAAAAGAAAACCAATGATAAAGATTGATGAAAATGGATTTTATGGCGATTTTGGGGGAGCCTACATCCCGGAGATGCTGTATCCCAACATTGAAGAGCTTAGAGAGAATTATGAGCAAATAATGGCTTCTGAGGAATTTAAGGAGGAATTTGACCGCTTGCTCAAAGATTATGTGGGCAGACCTACTCCTTTGTTCTATGCCGAAAGACTATCGAAAGAATATGGGGCAAAAATCTACCTAAAAAGGGAGGACCTTTG of the Cyclobacterium marinum DSM 745 genome contains:
- the trpD gene encoding anthranilate phosphoribosyltransferase — its product is MKEILNHLIEHKTLSKEQAKGVLKEMTSGEVNTSQMAAFLTIFMMRSVRVEELMGFREAMLERCIAVDIPEYDAIDLCGTGGDGKDTFNVSTLASFIVAGAGQPVAKHGNVGVSSVCGSSNLLAHFGYEFTNDVEQLKSSLDNAGICFLHAPLFHPAMKHIGPVRKELGVKTFFNMLGPMVNPSFPKKQLVGVFSLELARLYGYLYQNNDVRFSILHALDGYDEVSLTGDLKWISNDGEKIVSPEELGFKTIMPETIKGGTTIEESADIFMNILKGKGSPEQEAVVIANATLALTTSKPNWSLDTARDKATETLKNGTALKVFKELINPKTSINIS
- a CDS encoding anthranilate synthase component I family protein, whose product is MNKIRIKTRYKKLLADTITPVSIYLQIRDRYNNTILLESSDYHGNENSYSYICCEPMATFSLINGEVHQSFPDQTTSVKRLEKSDNIMDELRQFGNTFQEEKMDFKFITNGLFGYIQYDGVSYFEDITINNPQASSTPLIHYAVYKNMIVVDHFKNELYIFEHYLEGAEEDSGIPKIEMILNNKNIPSYSFSLDGKETSNYTDSEFLDILAKGRDHCFRGDVFQIVLSRSFSTGFKGDEFNVYRALRSINPSPYLFYFDYGSYKIFGSSPEAQIVVKGRKATIYPIAGTFKRTGNDKSDAELAVKLYDDPKENSEHVMLVDLARNDLSRSSEKVNVEVFKEIQYYSHVIHLVSKVTGDLPEGANPLQLVADTFPAGTLSGAPKYRAMELIDNLENSARKFYGGAIGFLGFNGDFNHAILIRSFVSENNLLRFQAGAGVVAKSSIESELQEVSNKLEALRVALKSAETI
- the trpC gene encoding indole-3-glycerol phosphate synthase TrpC, with protein sequence MNILEKIIARKKEEIAERKALFPQKLLEKSLFFEGNVVSMKKYVTHPEKTGIIAEFKRRSPSKGLINGTATVEQTTIGYMQAGASALSVLTDKDFFGGSEADLGLARKFNFCPILRKDFMVDEYQIIEARSIGADCILLIAAALTPKRLNELAVFAKGLGLEVLLEVHDGEELEKSLNEHVDLVGVNNRNLKTFEVNIQTSLELVDSIPNTFTKISESGLSEPATLVQLKKAGYDGFLIGENFMKTIRPHQAAYNFMQQYRKLLAASKGQIEA
- a CDS encoding anthranilate synthase component II, which codes for MKILVLDNYDSFTYNLVYIIRELGYGNSMDIIRNDKISLEEVDAYDKILLSPGPGLPSEAGIMPDLIKKYSPSKDILGVCLGHQAIGEAFGAGLINLTEVVHGVASKIKIKPDLLFEGLPEYFTVGRYHSWVIDATMLPDELEVTSKTPDGQIMAIKHKEFEVRGLQFHPESILTENGVQIIKNWIEGKKNNN
- a CDS encoding polysaccharide biosynthesis protein produces the protein MINLSKKINILPRWIIAFLDGFIMFQCVILAFWLRANFDWASLADYPVIGSAATYLMIGAMVMFFTKSYVGIVRHTSLSDGLLLMRTTIITAVVAYLVDFGYSVFLVPGKHFLPLSVLVITSVLTLSFLMVYRLFVKEIFSLIKYKVESNLPEKDVLIFGAGEAGILIHKAILKNTHYKFNVHGFLDDDPKKQKKKVEGIRVHGGLDMLDSLVKEKGVKELIISVMDLSPARKREIIDRCITLNIHALTITPVNEWVDGSTKTGSLREVNIEDLLSRDAIMLKNKNVASYLSGKTILVTGAAGSIGSEICKQVARANPGFLIMLDKAESPLHEHEIRLESEFQDLGLQTVLADVTDEENLEHIMKTYRPEVIFHAAAYKHVPMMERYPIQAVRCNVLGTKTVADLAVRYGVEKFVLVSTDKAVNPTNVMGASKRIAEMYIQSLDKKLRETGNGGTRFITTRFGNVLGSNGSVIPLFKEQIKKGGPLTVTDAKVTRYFMTIPEACDLVLEAGVMGNGGEIFVFDMGEPVKIIDLARKMIHLSGKKPDVDIMIRITGLRPGEKLYEEVLNDQEKSLETHHPKIKIAQVRPGVFDEVNLDISLLMEMKGNEGEMTLVGQMKKMVPEFLSHKSRFEAIDNESIVHELKP
- a CDS encoding phosphoribosylanthranilate isomerase, producing the protein MAEPDNISGLLGIAEVNWMGMIFYPPSGRYVPKFGQDAAGYKRVSLPKVGVFVNESTEEILRVVKDYGLSLVQLHGDEAPSQLQALRERTKVKVIKVFRVGADWNWKSLEAYKDLVDYFLFDTDGPSYGGTGHQFNWEILESYPYETPFLLSGGIAPKDVENLLACYKAYPAMVGIDINSKFEISKGVKDLEKIKTFTAAISDKAATAKKKKTNDKD